GAGCAACTTCGTGGCCGCTCACTGGGGCCGTACACCGCTGCTGTCCCGGGCCGCGGAACTCGGCAACCCGGACGGTTTCACCGACCTGTTCAGCCCGGCCGACGCCGACGACCTGCTCAGCCGGCGCGGCCTGCGTACGCCGTTCCTCCGGGTCGCGAAGGAGGGACAGGTGCTGCCGGCGGCTCGTTTCACCGGTGGTGGCGGGGCCGGCGCCGAGATCGGCGACCAGGTGCTCGACGAGAAGGTCCTCGACCTGTACGCCGACGGCGCCACCCTCGTCCTCCAGGGCCTGCACCGCAACTGGCCCCCGCTGATCGACTTCACCCGCGAACTCGGCGCCGCGCTCAGCCAACCGTTGCAGGTCAACGCGTACCTGACCCCCGCCGGCAACCAGGGCTTCGCCACCCACTACGACACCCACGACGTGTTCGTGCTCCAGGTGGACGGGCGCAAGCACTGGCGGATCCACGAGCCGGTGCTCCCCGACCCGCTGGAGCGCCAGACCTGGGGCGGTCGGGCCGACGAGGTCTCCGCCACCGCCGCCGGCCCACCGGCGCTCGACGTGACCCTGGGGCCCGGTGACGCGCTCTACCTGCCCCGGGGGTGGCTGCACAGCGCGCAGGCGCAGCAGGGCAGCTCGCTGCACCTGACCGTCGGTGTCCGCGCGTTGACCCGCTACGCCCTGGTGGAGGCCCTGCTCGGGCTCGCCGCCGAGGACCAGCGGCTGCGTACCTCGCTCCCGTTCGGGCTCGACCTCGCCGAACCCGACCAGATCTCGAAGGAGCTGACCGAGACCGTCGAGGCGCTTCAGGACTGGCTCGGCCAGGCGGACCCGGCGGCGGTGGCGGCGAAGCTGCGGGAGCGGCTCTGGCCGGCCACACGTCCGGCGCCGATCCGGCCGCTCGCCCAGGCGGACGCGATCGCGGCACTCGACGCCGACTCCCGGCTCACCCCCCGCGAGGGACTGCGCTGGCAGGTCACGCCGGCCGGCGACGGTGAGCCGGACCGGATCGCGTTGCGCCTGTTCGACCGCACCATCACCTTCCCCGGACAGTGCGCGCTCGCCCTACGCGCCTTTCTCGACGGCGGTGTCTCCCGGGTCGGCGACCTGCCCGGTCTCGACGACGACGCCGACCGGATCGTGCTCGCCCGACGGCTGCTGCGCGAGGCGGTGGCCGTACCGGGGTGAGCCGGTCCGGTACGTCGGGGGTGGGGCTCCGGCGAACGGGTTCAGCGGAACAGGGCGAAGAGCGTGCCGGTGGTCAGCGCCCCGGCGACGACCACCACGGTCACCGCCCTCGGGTCCAGGCCGGCATGCCGACGGTCGGCCAGCAGTTTCGCCGGGGCCAGGCCGACCAGCGGGCCGAGCAGCGTCACCACCAGGCTCAGTACCGGCATGCCCACGGCCAGGTCGCCGCCGTACCGGACCCCGGCCGCGCGGGCGGCGAACCCCAGGGCGTACGCGAGCGCGGCGCCGAGCACACCGAAGACCGCCAGCAGTGGGTGGCTGGAGGCGGGCAGCTCGCCCGGGTGCCGGGTCCGGTCCAGCAGGTCCCGGACCCCCTCGAGCAGCAGACCCGGGTCGGTCGGCGGCCCCGGCGTCGGCACCGGGGGGTCGCCGATCCGGCGGGCGCCCGCGCCCAGGCGGTCCCGCAGGGTCTGCCACAGGTGGAGCACCTCGGCCTCGGTCAGCTCGGCCTCCTGGCCGGCCGAGGCGAGTTCCGCCTCGGCCCGACGTACCGCCTGCTCGGCGTCGCGTACCGCGCGTTCCGCGCCCGCGCACTGGCTGGCGTACCAGCTCTCGGCCTCGGCCCGCTCGGCCTCCATCCGGGCGGTCACGTCGGCGAGCCGGCGGATGAGCTGGGCGTACGTCTCGCTCATCGGGCCGGCCCGTACGGAATGATCGTCTGGCCGGTACGGTGCACCGCCCGGTCGAAGAAGAGTCCCCGCCACGGCCGGGGGTACCAGTCCGGGCCGCCCGTACCGGGATAGAGCGCCGAGCCCAGCTCCGCGCCCTGCACGTCGAGGGCCACCCAGGCGCCGATTTGGTCGGTCCGCGACGCCGGGCCGCCAAGGTCCGCCCGCATCCGGGCGACTCCCCGCCACCAGGCGAGTACGTGGGTTCGCCGCTCCGGCCCGTCGTGCAGGATCTGCCGCAGGTGTTCCAGCCCGGTACGTCCACCGGCGCGTGCGGCCAGCCGGCCGGCCGCCGCGTCGACCGCGTACAGCAGCAGGTAGTGGGGTTCACCCGGCATGGTGCCCAGGCCCAACGCGGAAGCCGTCTCACTCATCAGCTCCGGCACCGTTTCCTCGTCGTACCAGGCCGCGTCGTCGCCGAGCGCGTCGTACAGCGATCGGGCGGCCGGGTCGGCGTCCGGGTCGAGGCAGGCGATCGAGAACCGGGCGGTGCCCGGTGGGTGCTGTCGGTGCAGCGAGCGGGCCGCCGCGTCGAGTACCGCGCAGGCCTCGTCCACCCGGGTGCCGAGCACGGCCAGGTTCCGGCCGGGCGCCCGGGGCAGCCGCATCCCCGCCGAGCGGGCCTGTACGTCGATGATCTCGCCGAGCAGGGCGACCGGCCCTCGGGGGCTGCCCGCCGTACGACCTTCGGCCGACTCGTCGACCGGCCGCAGCGCGGCGAAGTCCGGGGCGTCGGCGAGTCGGGGCACCGCGTCGCCGTCGAACAACCGGGCCGGTGCGGCGTCCTGCGGGCGCATCCGCCAGAGCTGGTTCTGCAACTCGCTCCAGGTGCCCCAGTCGCTGGCGGACGGGATCTGGGCGACCTGGTTCCCCTCGACCATGCCGGACTCGGCGTTGACCACCGCGTGGTGCCGGGGCAGGGCCTGGGCGGCGTCGTTGCGTTCGGCGAGGATGCGCAGCGCCTTCGGCAACGCGATCCGGAGGGTGAACTGGGCGACCAGTGCGGGCCGCCCCCAGAGTGCTTCGATGCCGCGTACGTCCTGGGAGGCGAGGACCAGGTGGATACCCTGGGACCGGCCGCGCCGGGCCAGGTCCTCCAGCAGGTCGGCCGCCTCGCGGGCGACCGCGTCCCGGCCGGCGAGCAGCATCTGGAACTCGTCGACCACCGCCACGATCCGGGGCCAGTGCCCGTCCGGGTCGACCGAGCGCAGCTCGGCGAGCTTGGTCACCTCGTGCCGCTTCGCGGCGTCGGCGCGGCGGCGCAGTTCCTCGGCGAGGAAGCGCAGCAGGGCCAGGCCGAACTCGCGGTCGGTGTTGACGTTGATGCCGACCAGGCGCATGTGCGGCAGCCAGCTCGGGTCCCGCCGCCCCTGGGCGAACCGGGCGAAGGACACCCCCTCCTTGAAGTCGAGCAGATAGAACTCCAGCTCGGCGGGGGAGTAGCGGGCGGCCAGCGCCCCGATCCAGGCGAAGATCAGGTTGGTCTTGCCGGTGCCGGACGGGCCACCGATCAACGCGTGCGGTGGGTAGTCGCCGAGGGTGAGCAGCACCGGTCGCCCCTGCGGGCCGTCGCCGATCGGCGCGATCAGCCCGGTGGCCGAGCTTTCCTTCCACATCTGGTCGACCGGCGGCAGCAGGTCGGTGAAGGGGGACGGGGCGGGACCGGCGGTGACCGCGGCGGCGATCTCCCGGCAGGTGTCGGTGACCAGGCTTGCCGGGGGTGGCGGGTCGAGTCGTACGGGCAGCCCGGGTGCGGTCCGCAACCGGGTCAGGCCGTCGCCGACCTGCACCCGTTCCACCGTCGGCTCGTCCGGCAGTTCTATGCCCCGGACCACCAAGTGTACGCCGCAGGCGGCGCCGGTGCGGACCACCCGGTCGAGCTGACCGCGCTCGTGCCGGGAGAGTTCGTCCCCGCCGAGCAGCACCGCCACCCGCCACGGTTCGGGTCGGCGCCCGGTCGCGGCGGCCAGTTCCCGCAGCGAGCCGTACTCGCCGGCGAGCACCGTCTCGTTGATCCGGCGGATCTGGTCGACGAGATCGTCGAGGAGGCGGGCCAGTCCGCCCGGACCGACGAAGGTGAGCAGCCCGGCGGTGGAGAGGGGGGCGAAGCCGGCCAGCCCGCCGCCGAGATGCTCCGGGTCGTACCCGATCAGCCGGACGGCGCCGGGTTCGGCGCGGCCCACCGCCCGCAGCAGCAGGGCGGCGACGACCGCGTCGCAGCCCGCCCGGTCGGTGCCGGCGAGGTGTACGTGGCCCCGGTCCAGCAGCGGCACCAGTGCCGGCACCGGTTCGGCTTCGGGCAGGCGGACCGCGCCGATCCGCAGCGCACCGGCGGGTTCGTGGCGGGCCGCCGGGCTCGGCCGCCACGACGACCACGCCGTGCTGGCCGCGCCGGGTGCCGCCTCGGTCGCCGCCTCGGCGGTACGTCGGGCCAGCAGGATCAGTTCGGCGTCGTACTCGTCGGCGATCTCGGTGAGCCGGCGGTCGCGTTCGGCGCCGACGCGTTGCGGTACCCGCGCGGCGGCCCGACGGGTCCGGGCCAGCCGGTCCCGGGAGCTGTCGAGTTCGGTGCGCGCCTGTGTCAACCTGCCCCGGGTCACGCCGAGTGCATGCGACAGCATGCCGCGGACCCGGGTGACGAGCTGGGTCCGGACGTCAGCCATCGGACTCCCGCAGGGTCTGGGCGGCTACCGACTTGGCGTCTCGGCCGAGCCGGTGGAGCAGCAGTCCGGTGAGTACCCCGGCGGCGACCGCCGGATCGGCCGGATGTGGCGGCGCGGTGGGATTCCTCGGGGGCGGCATCCGGCAGACCCGGCTCAGCGCCGTCTCGAGCACCTCGGCCGGAAGGCCCGGCAGCAGGTCGCGGGCCCTGCCGGTGAGCTCGCCCCGCAGCCGGGGCAGGTCCTGCGCCCGGGGCGGGTGTCCGAGCAGTTCGGCGGCCAGGTCGCGGAGCATCGGCGGCGCCACCGCGGCCATGCCGAGTCCCACGTCGGCCGGTACGTCCCGCAGTTGGGCGTGCAGTTGGCCGCGGTCGTCGGCGCGTACCCGCTCGGCCACCCGGCGCAGCAACTCCTCGGCGTCGGTGATCTCGCGGTCGGGTTTCGCGCCGGGGGCGTCGCGTTGGCCGGTCAGCTCGGTCACCCGTACCGACCACCAGCGGTGGACCGGCCCGGCTTCGCCGCGTGGCTCGGGTACGGGGCCCGGTCCGGCGGTCGGCGGATCGTCGGTCGGTTCCCGCCGTGCGGGTTGCCCGGCGGCCGGCGGCCCGTCGCCGGCCAGCCCGATCGCGGCCAGGTACGCGGCGAACTGGTCCTGTGCCACCCGTAGCACGTGACCGGCGGTCTCGGCGTGTTCGGTGGCGGCCGACAGTTCGGGTACGCCCATCGGGTCGGACGACTCCTGCCGGACCCAACGCAGCCGGTCGGCGGCCTGTCGGAGCCGGTCCAGCGCCTCCGTCACCTGGGCCACCGGCAGTTCGTCGGCGGCGGCCCGTACCAGCGCGCCCAGTTCCTCCACGATGGACATGGGCGGCTCAGAGCGTCGAGACGTAGAGCTGTGCCTGCTCCACCGCGGCGAGGGTGGCGGAGAGACATTCCTCCAACTCCTGCGACGCCTGGGTCAGCGACGCCTGTGCGGCACTGACGGTCTCGTGCCCACTACCCTCCAACGCGCCGGCCAGCGTCTGCTGTGCCTCGGTCAGCTTCTCGCTGGCCGCCTGCACAGCGGTCTGGCCCTCGGTGATCTGCTGGAGGGCGGCATCGATGGCTGCTTTCAGCTCGGCGACGCTCGCCACGGCGAACCTCCTGGGGGCGGGCGGAGAGGGTTTTCATTAGAAGGTAATGCCCTTCTGGGGTCAACATATCCGGGTGGGCGGTTCACACCCGGCTGTCCGTTCCGGCGCGGCTTGCGGGTTTTTACGAAGTACGAGGTCGGACCAGGCGGGCCGGGATGGTGGGCAGCATTCAGTCGGATCTCCGACAGTCTGTCCGTCAGTTTTCGGGGCGGAGCCAGCGCGGTCCACGTACCTCCGCGCCCAGCGCGGTCACCCGGGAGCGCAGTTCGCGGTCGGCCGTGACCACGACGCAGCGCCGCCCCGGTGCCTCCTCCCGGACCAGGTCCACGATCCGGTCGTCGCCGGAACCCGGCGCCGGCACCACCCGGACCCGGTCGCTGCCGGGTACGTCCCGGGCCGCCCCCTCGACCACGAGCACCACCTCGAGTGGCGTCGGCAGGTCCGGCAGCCCGGTCTCGGTGAGCTCGGCCAAGGTGTCCCGCAACCGGGCCGCGGCACCGGCCCGGTCCCGCCACCAGCCGTCCGGGCGGGAACCCATCACGTTGGCGGCGTCCACCACCAGTAGCAGCTCGGCGTTCATGTGCCCAGCCTGCCACCACCGCACGTTTGTCGGGCCGGCCGCCGGGTAGGCCACGCCGACCGTGTCGCGCCCGTTGAGGGGGACCAGAGATGACGCAGCCACCCGGTGACTCCGGCGTTGACCCCTGGGACGAGTTCCTGGCCCGATACTTCGGGCGCGGCGAGGGGCGCCGGCCCGCCCACCGGGTGGACATCACCCGGCTGATGACCGCCGACGCCCGGGAACTGCTCGCCGACGCCGCCCGCCGGGCCGCCTCCGCCTCCAGCAGCGACCTCGACACCGACCACCTGCTCTGGGCCGCGTTGCAGCGCGAGCCGCTGCGTGAGCTGGTCCGCCGGGCCGGGGCCGACCCGGACGCGCTGGCCGGCGCGCTCGGCGGCCAGCAGCGCCAGGCCGAGCCCGCGCCGCACGGGCAGGTTCCGCCGAACCTCTCGCTGACCCCGGCCGCGAAGCGGGCGCTGCTCGACGCCCACCAGCT
The Micromonospora pisi DNA segment above includes these coding regions:
- a CDS encoding cupin domain-containing protein encodes the protein MTDDAPGGHRRPALARCVALAPSNFVAAHWGRTPLLSRAAELGNPDGFTDLFSPADADDLLSRRGLRTPFLRVAKEGQVLPAARFTGGGGAGAEIGDQVLDEKVLDLYADGATLVLQGLHRNWPPLIDFTRELGAALSQPLQVNAYLTPAGNQGFATHYDTHDVFVLQVDGRKHWRIHEPVLPDPLERQTWGGRADEVSATAAGPPALDVTLGPGDALYLPRGWLHSAQAQQGSSLHLTVGVRALTRYALVEALLGLAAEDQRLRTSLPFGLDLAEPDQISKELTETVEALQDWLGQADPAAVAAKLRERLWPATRPAPIRPLAQADAIAALDADSRLTPREGLRWQVTPAGDGEPDRIALRLFDRTITFPGQCALALRAFLDGGVSRVGDLPGLDDDADRIVLARRLLREAVAVPG
- a CDS encoding FtsK/SpoIIIE domain-containing protein, with protein sequence MADVRTQLVTRVRGMLSHALGVTRGRLTQARTELDSSRDRLARTRRAAARVPQRVGAERDRRLTEIADEYDAELILLARRTAEAATEAAPGAASTAWSSWRPSPAARHEPAGALRIGAVRLPEAEPVPALVPLLDRGHVHLAGTDRAGCDAVVAALLLRAVGRAEPGAVRLIGYDPEHLGGGLAGFAPLSTAGLLTFVGPGGLARLLDDLVDQIRRINETVLAGEYGSLRELAAATGRRPEPWRVAVLLGGDELSRHERGQLDRVVRTGAACGVHLVVRGIELPDEPTVERVQVGDGLTRLRTAPGLPVRLDPPPPASLVTDTCREIAAAVTAGPAPSPFTDLLPPVDQMWKESSATGLIAPIGDGPQGRPVLLTLGDYPPHALIGGPSGTGKTNLIFAWIGALAARYSPAELEFYLLDFKEGVSFARFAQGRRDPSWLPHMRLVGINVNTDREFGLALLRFLAEELRRRADAAKRHEVTKLAELRSVDPDGHWPRIVAVVDEFQMLLAGRDAVAREAADLLEDLARRGRSQGIHLVLASQDVRGIEALWGRPALVAQFTLRIALPKALRILAERNDAAQALPRHHAVVNAESGMVEGNQVAQIPSASDWGTWSELQNQLWRMRPQDAAPARLFDGDAVPRLADAPDFAALRPVDESAEGRTAGSPRGPVALLGEIIDVQARSAGMRLPRAPGRNLAVLGTRVDEACAVLDAAARSLHRQHPPGTARFSIACLDPDADPAARSLYDALGDDAAWYDEETVPELMSETASALGLGTMPGEPHYLLLYAVDAAAGRLAARAGGRTGLEHLRQILHDGPERRTHVLAWWRGVARMRADLGGPASRTDQIGAWVALDVQGAELGSALYPGTGGPDWYPRPWRGLFFDRAVHRTGQTIIPYGPAR